One region of Glycine max cultivar Williams 82 chromosome 9, Glycine_max_v4.0, whole genome shotgun sequence genomic DNA includes:
- the LOC102669426 gene encoding 1-aminocyclopropane-1-carboxylate oxidase homolog 1 isoform X2 → MVVTTGTNELETSDGSTYDGRAERISFDDSKTGVKGLVDSGITKIPRMFHSGKLDLSETSLSASNIISIPIIDLQEVNKSSSLHAEVVDQIGSACRKWGFFQVMNHGVGVDVLDEMICGIRRFHEQDAEVRKTFYSRDSNKRVRYFSNGGLLRDLDQPANWRDTIAFVANPDPPNPEEIPATCRDIVAEYSKKVRALGVTILELLSEALGLDPSYLKKMDCSEALFIMGHYYPACPEPELTLGSTEHTDMDFMTILLQDQMGGLQVLHENQWINVSPVHGALIVNIGDLLQLMTNDMFISVNHRVLDLNQICINRLVHS, encoded by the exons ATGGTGGTCACCACCGGCACAAATGAGTTAGAGACAAGTGATGGCTCTACTTATGATGGTAGAGCTGAACGAATATCTTTTGATGATTCAAAAACTGGGGTGAAGGGCCTTGTAGATTCTGGGATCACAAAGATCCCACGCATGTTCCATTCTGGCAAATTGGACCTCAGTGAGACCTCACTAAGTGCCTCAAATATCATCAGTATCCCGATCATAGATCTTCAAGAGGTTAACAAAAGTTCATCTCTGCATGCTGAAGTGGTTGACCAAATTGGAAGTGCATGCAGAAAGTGGGGTTTTTTTCAGGTGATGAATCATGGTGTTGGTGTTGATGTTTTGGATGAGATGATATGTGGAATCCGTAGGTTTCATGAACAAGATGCTGAGGTAAGGAAAACCTTTTACTCCAGAGATAGCAATAAGAGAGTCAGATATTTTTCCAATGGTGGCCTGTTGAGAGATTTGGACCAGCCTGCCAACTGGAGGGATACTATTGCTTTTGTTGCAAATCCTGATCCTCCCAACCCAGAAGAAATACCAGCAACATGTAG agACATTGTGGCTGAGTATTCAAAGAAAGTAAGGGCATTGGGAGTTACAATCTTAGAGTTATTGTCAGAGGCTCTTGGTCTTGATCCTTCTTATCTTAAGAAAATGGACTGCTCTGAGGCACTTTTTATTATGGGTCACTACTATCCGGCATGCCCTGAACCCGAATTAACTCTGGGCTCTACGGAGCACACTGATATGGACTTCATGACAATACTTCTGCAAGATCAAATGGGTGGTCTTCAAGTTCTTCATGAGAATCAATGGATTAATGTTTCTCCTGTGCATGGGGCACTTATTGTTAACATTGGAGATCTCTTACAG CTTATGACAAATGACATGTTCATCAGTGTTAATCACCGGGTCTTG GATCTGAATCAAATATGCATAAATAGATTGGTGCACTCTTGA
- the LOC102669426 gene encoding 1-aminocyclopropane-1-carboxylate oxidase homolog 1 isoform X1 has translation MVVTTGTNELETSDGSTYDGRAERISFDDSKTGVKGLVDSGITKIPRMFHSGKLDLSETSLSASNIISIPIIDLQEVNKSSSLHAEVVDQIGSACRKWGFFQVMNHGVGVDVLDEMICGIRRFHEQDAEVRKTFYSRDSNKRVRYFSNGGLLRDLDQPANWRDTIAFVANPDPPNPEEIPATCRDIVAEYSKKVRALGVTILELLSEALGLDPSYLKKMDCSEALFIMGHYYPACPEPELTLGSTEHTDMDFMTILLQDQMGGLQVLHENQWINVSPVHGALIVNIGDLLQLMTNDMFISVNHRVLVSHSPRISVASFFMNFTMPKCTSKIYGPIKELLSEENPPIYRDITMKDFLTHYYSKGLDGNSCLLPFRI, from the exons ATGGTGGTCACCACCGGCACAAATGAGTTAGAGACAAGTGATGGCTCTACTTATGATGGTAGAGCTGAACGAATATCTTTTGATGATTCAAAAACTGGGGTGAAGGGCCTTGTAGATTCTGGGATCACAAAGATCCCACGCATGTTCCATTCTGGCAAATTGGACCTCAGTGAGACCTCACTAAGTGCCTCAAATATCATCAGTATCCCGATCATAGATCTTCAAGAGGTTAACAAAAGTTCATCTCTGCATGCTGAAGTGGTTGACCAAATTGGAAGTGCATGCAGAAAGTGGGGTTTTTTTCAGGTGATGAATCATGGTGTTGGTGTTGATGTTTTGGATGAGATGATATGTGGAATCCGTAGGTTTCATGAACAAGATGCTGAGGTAAGGAAAACCTTTTACTCCAGAGATAGCAATAAGAGAGTCAGATATTTTTCCAATGGTGGCCTGTTGAGAGATTTGGACCAGCCTGCCAACTGGAGGGATACTATTGCTTTTGTTGCAAATCCTGATCCTCCCAACCCAGAAGAAATACCAGCAACATGTAG agACATTGTGGCTGAGTATTCAAAGAAAGTAAGGGCATTGGGAGTTACAATCTTAGAGTTATTGTCAGAGGCTCTTGGTCTTGATCCTTCTTATCTTAAGAAAATGGACTGCTCTGAGGCACTTTTTATTATGGGTCACTACTATCCGGCATGCCCTGAACCCGAATTAACTCTGGGCTCTACGGAGCACACTGATATGGACTTCATGACAATACTTCTGCAAGATCAAATGGGTGGTCTTCAAGTTCTTCATGAGAATCAATGGATTAATGTTTCTCCTGTGCATGGGGCACTTATTGTTAACATTGGAGATCTCTTACAG CTTATGACAAATGACATGTTCATCAGTGTTAATCACCGGGTCTTGGTGAGTCATAGCCCTAGGATTTCTGTAGCAAGCTTCTTTATGAATTTTACTATGCCCAAGTGTACTTCAAAGATTTATGGTCCAATAAAGGAATTGTTATCAGAAGAAAACCCTCCAATCTACAGGGACATTACTATGAAAGATTTCTTGACACATTATTATTCAAAAGGCCTTGATGGGAACTCTTGCTTGCTACCTTTCAGGATCTGA